A genomic stretch from Colwellia sp. Arc7-635 includes:
- the galE gene encoding UDP-glucose 4-epimerase GalE codes for MSLLITGGTGFIGSHTIVELLALDKDIIIVDNLSNSSTLVLDRIKQISGKSVTFIKADICDRQAMNQVFEQHNIDAVVHFAGLKAVGESSTIPLSYYHNNVSGSITLLQVMAEHGVKNLVFSSSATVYGENNPSPLNETMPTSATNPYGQTKLMIENVLFDLAKSDDEWSIACLRYFNPIGAHESGLIGENPNGIPNNLLPYVSQVAIGRLAELQVFGDDYPTADGTGVRDYIHVVDLAQGHVKALEKLNDIKGCVPINLGTGNGTSVLEIVNTFKEISGQDIPFKIVPRRAGDIATVYADAKVANNLLNWHAQRDLATMIADTWRWQSQNPNGFE; via the coding sequence ATGAGTTTGTTGATCACTGGCGGTACCGGTTTTATTGGTAGCCACACTATTGTTGAATTACTGGCGCTAGATAAAGATATTATTATTGTTGATAACCTATCAAATTCTTCAACATTGGTGCTTGATCGCATTAAACAGATTAGCGGAAAATCTGTCACCTTTATTAAAGCAGATATTTGTGATCGCCAAGCAATGAATCAAGTATTTGAACAACACAATATTGACGCTGTTGTTCACTTTGCCGGTTTAAAAGCGGTTGGTGAGTCTAGTACTATCCCGTTAAGTTATTATCATAACAATGTTTCTGGCTCGATAACTTTGCTACAAGTTATGGCCGAACATGGAGTTAAAAACTTAGTCTTTAGCTCATCGGCTACGGTTTATGGTGAGAATAATCCGTCACCACTTAATGAAACCATGCCAACCTCAGCGACCAATCCTTATGGTCAAACCAAATTAATGATTGAAAATGTACTCTTTGATTTAGCGAAAAGTGATGACGAATGGTCTATCGCTTGTTTACGTTATTTTAATCCCATTGGGGCACATGAGTCTGGCTTGATTGGCGAGAATCCGAATGGCATTCCAAATAATTTATTACCTTATGTTTCGCAAGTCGCCATTGGCCGTTTAGCAGAGTTACAGGTTTTTGGTGATGATTATCCAACAGCCGATGGTACGGGTGTTAGAGATTACATTCATGTCGTTGATTTAGCCCAAGGACATGTTAAAGCATTAGAAAAACTTAACGATATTAAAGGCTGTGTACCGATTAACTTAGGCACAGGTAATGGCACGTCAGTATTAGAAATTGTTAATACTTTCAAAGAAATTTCAGGACAAGATATTCCCTTTAAAATAGTGCCACGTCGTGCTGGAGATATCGCCACGGTTTATGCTGATGCGAAAGTTGCCAATAACCTTTTAAATTGGCATGCACAGCGTGATTTAGCGACTATGATTGCTGATACATGGCGCTGGCAATCACAAAACCCTAATGGTTTTGAATAA
- a CDS encoding DHH family phosphoesterase: MHFDVFNGDADGIIALLQLRLAEPKSSTLITGVKRDIELLQQVDVEQASSVTVLDISMEKNHQALTNLLDNNVDVFYVDHHRAGTIPQSKHLKSIIDTDANSCTSLLVNQHLAGRFVLWAIVAAYGDNMLQAAEQLSIQQGLSSTERAQLKALGIYINYNGYGRSIEDLHFAPAQLFKNLLSYPDPFTLIAVENSIFSQLEQAYNADMQKADNAKVLHDSDVLQIIELENASWSRRVSGVFGNELANRAPNKAHAVLTLNADNSYLVSLRAPLNNKQGAGDICVQFETGGGRAAAAGINKLSPEKLGKFIEIVSKYYQE; encoded by the coding sequence ATGCATTTTGATGTTTTTAATGGTGATGCTGACGGTATCATTGCACTTTTACAGCTGCGATTAGCTGAGCCAAAATCTTCGACGTTAATCACCGGTGTTAAACGTGATATTGAGTTATTACAGCAAGTTGATGTTGAACAGGCATCTTCTGTGACAGTACTTGATATTTCAATGGAAAAAAATCATCAAGCGCTGACAAACCTACTCGATAATAATGTTGACGTGTTTTACGTTGACCATCATCGTGCGGGTACTATTCCTCAGTCGAAGCACCTAAAAAGTATTATTGATACTGATGCTAATTCCTGTACAAGTTTATTGGTTAATCAACATTTAGCTGGGCGCTTTGTCTTGTGGGCAATTGTCGCCGCTTATGGTGACAACATGTTACAGGCAGCTGAGCAGCTATCAATACAGCAAGGTTTATCTAGCACTGAACGAGCACAGCTAAAAGCTTTAGGTATTTATATTAATTACAACGGCTATGGCCGTTCTATTGAAGACTTGCACTTTGCACCTGCACAACTGTTTAAAAATCTACTGAGTTATCCTGACCCTTTCACTTTAATTGCCGTAGAAAATTCAATATTCAGCCAGCTCGAACAAGCCTACAACGCCGACATGCAAAAAGCTGATAACGCGAAGGTATTACATGATAGTGATGTACTACAAATTATTGAGTTAGAGAACGCTTCATGGTCAAGGCGGGTTAGTGGCGTTTTTGGTAATGAATTGGCGAATAGAGCGCCCAATAAAGCCCATGCGGTGTTAACTTTAAATGCTGATAATAGCTATTTAGTCAGCCTGCGGGCACCACTGAATAATAAACAAGGTGCTGGTGATATTTGTGTGCAATTTGAAACCGGCGGCGGTAGAGCTGCCGCAGCAGGTATAAACAAGCTTTCACCAGAAAAACTTGGTAAGTTCATTGAGATAGTGTCAAAATATTATCAAGAATAA
- the cysC gene encoding adenylyl-sulfate kinase, whose amino-acid sequence MKTENTVWHEQHIDKQQRAELKQQKPCLLWYTGLSGSGKSTIANAVDAMLFERSCHSYLLDGDNVRHGLNGDLGFSDVDRVENIRRISEVAKLFVDAGLIVSTAFISPFRADRALAESKLAAAEFIEVFIDTPIEICEQRDPKGLYKLARAGEIKDFTGIDSAYEAPEKAQIHINTDGKSIEQCAQQVVDYLIEQGFITKNI is encoded by the coding sequence ATGAAAACTGAAAATACTGTTTGGCATGAACAACATATTGATAAACAGCAGCGTGCTGAATTAAAACAGCAGAAACCTTGTTTACTTTGGTATACCGGCCTTAGTGGTTCAGGTAAATCAACCATCGCGAATGCCGTTGATGCGATGTTATTTGAACGTAGCTGTCATAGCTATTTACTCGATGGTGATAATGTTCGCCACGGTTTAAATGGTGACTTAGGATTTAGTGATGTAGACCGTGTTGAGAACATTCGCCGTATCAGTGAAGTGGCAAAATTGTTTGTTGATGCCGGTTTAATTGTTTCTACTGCGTTTATATCACCATTTCGTGCGGACAGAGCCTTAGCTGAAAGTAAATTAGCAGCGGCTGAATTTATCGAAGTCTTTATTGATACACCGATTGAGATTTGTGAACAACGTGATCCGAAAGGTTTATATAAACTTGCCAGAGCGGGTGAGATTAAAGACTTTACTGGTATCGACTCTGCTTATGAAGCGCCTGAAAAAGCACAAATTCATATTAATACCGACGGTAAAAGCATTGAACAATGTGCTCAACAGGTTGTTGATTACCTTATTGAACAAGGCTTTATTACTAAAAATATTTAA
- a CDS encoding SLC13 family permease: MLIFVSTLVALVRFPSIPERIFGSATLACLATSFVSSDDILHNAVNPGLVTLLLLVLCSFAYERTSILRRISALLLSGNEKSASAKTLLFTALSSAVISNTAVVATLISTVKKNTLVNPGKLLLPLSFAAILGGTLTLIGTSTNLIVNSLWLKQGQESFGFFDFSLVGIAALVVCLVVILVRQNTLKDMKTDDLQVKEYLVEARVSEQSKLIGKSIEDNGLRNLDTLFLVELVRSGRLISPVAPDEVIQQHDRLIFSGDISKVLVLQQFDGLSLFAEKNGLLRDNLTEVLIKPDSAIVGKTLKTAGFRARFDAAVVAIRREGMALSGKLGEIKIQPGDFLVLAVGNDFSARTNLTKNFYILSGHKPDSMLSGWRDSLAIFGFVLAIALTLFTSISLLSSLMFYIAVLILTGCLTVNEIKRRFPIEIWLIVLGALTLAQAFENSGVAAVFAGEIEQLLAGQSAIIALVVIFFITLLLTEVVTNSAAAALIFPIAYNIAIGLGVDPMPLVMAVAFGASGSFISPYGYQTNIMVFNAGNYKISDFVKFGWPITFAYSAVVLIMIPLVYKF; the protein is encoded by the coding sequence GTGTTGATATTTGTATCAACACTTGTAGCGCTTGTTCGCTTTCCCAGTATTCCTGAACGGATATTTGGCAGTGCTACGCTGGCGTGTTTAGCAACATCGTTTGTTTCTTCAGATGATATTCTGCATAACGCAGTCAATCCTGGTTTAGTTACACTACTGTTATTGGTTTTATGCTCGTTCGCTTATGAGCGCACTAGTATCTTAAGACGAATATCAGCTTTATTACTCAGTGGTAATGAGAAATCAGCCAGTGCAAAAACCTTACTATTCACCGCTTTAAGTTCAGCGGTCATAAGTAATACCGCAGTGGTTGCCACGCTTATCTCTACCGTCAAAAAAAATACCCTTGTTAACCCTGGAAAACTGCTATTACCGTTATCTTTTGCTGCTATTTTAGGTGGCACGCTAACGTTAATTGGTACTTCAACTAACCTTATTGTTAATTCTTTATGGCTTAAACAAGGACAAGAGAGCTTTGGCTTTTTTGATTTTAGTTTGGTCGGCATTGCCGCGCTGGTTGTCTGTTTAGTGGTTATTCTTGTTAGACAAAATACCCTCAAAGATATGAAAACAGATGATTTGCAAGTTAAAGAGTATTTGGTGGAAGCTCGGGTTAGTGAGCAGTCAAAACTCATTGGCAAAAGTATCGAAGACAACGGCTTACGAAATTTAGATACGCTATTCCTTGTTGAGTTAGTACGCTCTGGTCGCCTTATTTCTCCCGTGGCACCCGATGAGGTGATTCAACAGCATGATCGATTGATTTTTAGTGGTGATATCAGCAAAGTATTGGTGTTACAGCAATTTGATGGCTTAAGTTTATTTGCGGAAAAAAATGGCTTATTACGTGATAACTTGACCGAAGTTTTGATTAAACCTGATTCAGCAATTGTTGGTAAAACCTTAAAAACTGCTGGTTTTCGCGCTCGCTTTGATGCTGCTGTGGTCGCTATTCGCCGCGAAGGTATGGCATTGTCAGGTAAGTTAGGTGAGATAAAAATTCAACCGGGCGATTTTCTTGTTTTAGCCGTAGGTAATGACTTTTCTGCCCGTACCAACTTAACTAAAAATTTCTATATACTTTCGGGTCATAAACCGGACAGCATGCTTTCAGGTTGGCGTGATTCGTTAGCCATATTCGGTTTTGTGCTAGCGATTGCGTTAACGTTATTTACCTCGATAAGTTTATTGTCTAGTTTAATGTTTTACATCGCGGTATTAATTTTAACGGGGTGTTTAACGGTTAATGAAATTAAACGCCGTTTCCCGATTGAAATTTGGTTGATTGTGCTTGGCGCTTTAACTTTAGCGCAGGCTTTTGAAAATAGTGGCGTTGCGGCGGTCTTTGCTGGTGAAATTGAGCAGTTATTAGCAGGGCAAAGTGCGATTATCGCCTTAGTTGTTATTTTCTTTATAACTTTATTACTTACTGAAGTTGTTACTAATAGTGCAGCCGCAGCATTAATATTCCCCATTGCTTATAATATCGCGATTGGATTGGGCGTAGATCCAATGCCTTTAGTTATGGCGGTAGCGTTTGGGGCAAGTGGTAGCTTTATTAGTCCGTATGGCTACCAAACTAATATTATGGTCTTTAATGCCGGTAATTATAAAATATCAGATTTTGTTAAGTTTGGTTGGCCGATAACTTTCGCATATAGCGCGGTAGTATTAATCATGATACCGCTGGTTTATAAGTTTTAA
- the cysN gene encoding sulfate adenylyltransferase subunit CysN, translating into MMTTTDLLETDIQSYLKQHENKEMVRFFTCGSVDDGKSTLIGRLLHDSKMIFEDQLAAIENDSKKSGTTGEAIDLALLVDGLQSEREQGITIDVAYRYFATDKRKFIIADTPGHEQYTRNMATGASNCDLAIILIDARHGVQVQTRRHSFICSLLGIKHVLVAVNKMDLVDYSQERYQDIKKEYRKFADDLAFDDVRFVPISALNGDNVVEESVNMPWYPGATMMKLLNTIKVDDQKSFTQFRLQVQYVNRPNLDFRGFAGTVGSGHIRVGDEVVALPSGKESIVKSIVTFEGDIERADQGMAITLTLEDEIDISRGEMIVKKGHLPSSAKELSATVVWMHEDELEPGREYYIKQGSKLTTGHAINIKHRIDVNTLEESNVDQLALNEIGVVNFEVAEKLHFDAYNDNKATGAFIIIDRLSNITVGAGMINGALEAQQEHQYSDFEKELNTLVRKHFPHWGARDLLKK; encoded by the coding sequence ATTATGACGACAACAGATTTGCTTGAAACTGACATTCAGTCTTATTTAAAGCAGCATGAAAATAAAGAAATGGTGCGCTTTTTTACTTGTGGCAGTGTAGATGATGGTAAAAGTACCTTAATCGGTCGCTTATTACATGACTCTAAAATGATCTTTGAAGATCAATTAGCCGCAATTGAAAATGACAGTAAAAAGTCAGGTACTACCGGTGAAGCTATCGATTTAGCTTTATTAGTTGATGGTTTGCAGTCTGAGCGTGAGCAAGGCATTACTATTGATGTAGCTTATCGTTATTTTGCGACAGACAAGCGTAAGTTTATTATTGCTGATACTCCAGGCCATGAACAATATACTCGAAATATGGCTACGGGTGCATCGAACTGTGATCTTGCCATTATTTTGATTGATGCGCGTCATGGCGTACAAGTACAAACTCGTCGTCATTCTTTTATCTGCTCTTTGTTGGGCATTAAGCATGTTTTAGTTGCAGTAAATAAAATGGACTTGGTTGATTACAGCCAAGAGCGTTATCAAGATATAAAGAAAGAATATCGTAAATTTGCTGATGACTTAGCGTTCGACGATGTACGTTTTGTGCCTATTTCAGCGCTAAATGGCGACAATGTTGTTGAAGAAAGTGTCAACATGCCTTGGTATCCTGGTGCGACAATGATGAAGTTGCTTAATACCATTAAAGTTGATGATCAAAAAAGCTTTACGCAATTTCGATTACAAGTGCAATATGTTAACCGTCCTAACTTAGACTTTAGAGGTTTTGCTGGCACTGTTGGCTCTGGCCATATTCGTGTTGGTGATGAAGTCGTTGCTTTGCCATCAGGTAAAGAAAGCATTGTTAAATCAATTGTTACCTTTGAAGGTGATATTGAACGTGCTGATCAGGGCATGGCTATTACACTAACCTTGGAAGATGAAATAGACATCAGCCGCGGTGAAATGATTGTTAAAAAAGGTCATTTACCGTCATCAGCGAAAGAGCTAAGTGCAACCGTTGTTTGGATGCATGAAGATGAGCTCGAACCTGGTCGTGAATACTATATTAAACAAGGCAGTAAACTAACTACGGGTCATGCGATAAATATTAAGCATCGTATTGACGTAAATACCTTAGAAGAGTCTAACGTTGACCAGTTAGCGTTAAATGAAATTGGTGTGGTTAACTTTGAAGTCGCTGAAAAATTGCATTTTGATGCTTACAACGACAACAAAGCTACAGGCGCGTTTATCATTATTGATCGCTTGAGTAATATTACCGTTGGTGCAGGTATGATCAATGGAGCATTAGAAGCTCAGCAAGAGCATCAATACTCTGATTTTGAAAAAGAACTGAACACTTTAGTGCGTAAACATTTCCCGCACTGGGGCGCTCGTGACTTGTTAAAGAAATAG
- the cysD gene encoding sulfate adenylyltransferase subunit CysD: MPLTHLQKLEAESIHIMREVAAEFDNPVMLYSVGKDSAVLLHLARKAFAPGKIPFPLLHVDTNWKFKEMIAFRDQMAKDHGFDLLVHKNPEGMAMNISPFEHGSAKHTDIMKTQGLKQALDHYGFDAAFGGARRDEEKSRAKERVYSFRDKNHRWDPKSQRPELWNVYNGKVNKGESIRVFPLSNWTELDIWQYIYLESIPIVPLYLAEKRPVVERDGTLIMVDDDRMPIGDDEEVQMKSVRFRTLGCYPLTGAVESTATTLPEIIQEMLLTKTSERQGRVIDHDSAGSMEKKKMEGYF; encoded by the coding sequence ATGCCTTTAACACATTTACAAAAGCTTGAAGCCGAATCTATCCATATTATGCGCGAAGTTGCCGCAGAATTTGATAATCCCGTAATGCTTTACTCTGTAGGTAAAGATTCAGCGGTACTATTACACCTAGCGCGTAAAGCTTTTGCGCCGGGTAAAATACCTTTTCCACTACTTCATGTTGATACCAACTGGAAATTCAAAGAGATGATCGCTTTTCGTGATCAAATGGCGAAAGACCATGGCTTTGATTTACTTGTACATAAAAATCCTGAGGGCATGGCGATGAACATCAGCCCTTTTGAACATGGTAGTGCTAAGCATACCGATATCATGAAAACTCAAGGCTTAAAGCAGGCATTAGACCATTATGGTTTTGATGCTGCATTTGGTGGCGCACGCCGTGATGAAGAAAAATCACGTGCAAAAGAACGTGTTTATTCATTCCGCGATAAAAACCACCGCTGGGATCCTAAAAGCCAACGTCCAGAGTTGTGGAATGTATACAACGGTAAAGTGAATAAAGGTGAGAGCATTCGAGTTTTCCCATTATCAAACTGGACCGAGCTTGATATTTGGCAATATATTTATTTAGAAAGTATTCCAATTGTACCGCTATATTTAGCTGAGAAACGTCCAGTGGTTGAGCGTGATGGTACATTAATTATGGTTGATGATGACCGCATGCCAATTGGTGATGACGAAGAAGTGCAAATGAAAAGTGTGCGCTTTAGAACTTTAGGTTGTTACCCATTAACAGGTGCTGTTGAGTCAACAGCGACGACTTTACCTGAAATTATTCAAGAAATGCTATTAACGAAAACCTCTGAACGACAAGGGCGCGTGATTGATCACGACTCTGCAGGCTCGATGGAGAAAAAGAAAATGGAAGGTTATTTTTAA
- the pgi gene encoding glucose-6-phosphate isomerase — MDVANLSQFTEQALARTIFSLFLDKERTENYSVSAAGLFLDYAKQNIVDGEFQQLLALAEKMKLTDKISAQFSGEKLNNTEQRAVLHTALRAPDAVKESVLGNQAQEVIDTEAKMAKIVDNVQSGHVRSVTGEKFTDILAIGIGGSYYGVKVALSALVPYHQPGLKAHVLANVDGDAAQEKFAKLNANTTLVVVISKTFTTQETLLNATIVKEWMLKACAENRAQSCDIIVEHWYAVSTNVSAATAFGIKAENILPMWDWVGGRFSLWSAVGLPLALVIGNQHFNDLKAGAFEMDQHFQRAPFEQNMPVIMALLGIWNRNGLGYPSLAILPYNHALRALPGYLQQTDMESNGKSVDYNGNKLNYLTAPVVFGQEGTNGQHAFMQLMHQSADIIPTDFILSLAPTSEHLANHDALVANCFAQSEALMQGKTLAQAEEELRLSGADEAEVKRLASHKTMKGNTPSNTLLMQQLDPKSLGALLALYEHKIFVQGVIWQVNSYDQWGVELGKQLGKEVLNVMAKPMTEIDSATLSSSSLALIRRYKNNLGTP, encoded by the coding sequence ATGGACGTAGCAAATTTATCACAATTTACTGAGCAGGCTTTAGCTCGTACTATTTTTTCACTGTTCTTAGATAAGGAGCGTACAGAAAATTATTCAGTTTCTGCAGCGGGTTTATTCCTTGATTATGCTAAGCAAAATATTGTGGATGGTGAATTTCAGCAGTTACTAGCTCTTGCTGAAAAAATGAAACTTACTGATAAAATATCTGCACAATTTTCTGGTGAAAAGTTAAATAACACTGAACAACGTGCTGTACTGCATACCGCTTTACGTGCGCCTGATGCGGTTAAAGAATCGGTGCTAGGCAATCAAGCGCAAGAAGTTATCGATACTGAAGCTAAAATGGCTAAAATTGTTGATAATGTGCAATCAGGTCATGTGCGCTCAGTTACGGGCGAAAAGTTTACAGATATTTTAGCGATCGGTATTGGCGGCTCGTATTACGGTGTTAAGGTCGCGCTTTCAGCATTGGTGCCTTATCATCAACCAGGTTTAAAAGCGCATGTGCTGGCGAATGTTGATGGTGATGCAGCGCAAGAGAAGTTCGCTAAACTTAATGCTAACACCACACTTGTTGTTGTTATCTCCAAAACTTTTACTACTCAAGAAACACTGTTAAACGCCACTATTGTAAAAGAGTGGATGCTTAAAGCTTGTGCTGAAAATAGGGCTCAATCTTGCGATATTATTGTCGAGCATTGGTACGCTGTAAGTACAAATGTTTCTGCGGCTACTGCCTTTGGTATTAAAGCTGAAAATATTCTCCCGATGTGGGATTGGGTTGGTGGTCGATTTTCGTTATGGTCAGCCGTAGGTTTACCCCTTGCGTTAGTGATTGGTAACCAACACTTTAATGATTTGAAAGCCGGTGCTTTTGAAATGGACCAGCACTTTCAACGAGCACCGTTTGAGCAGAATATGCCCGTCATCATGGCATTATTAGGTATTTGGAATCGTAACGGTTTAGGCTACCCGAGTTTAGCTATTTTACCTTACAACCATGCACTTCGAGCTTTACCGGGTTACTTGCAACAAACCGATATGGAAAGTAACGGTAAATCGGTTGATTATAATGGTAACAAGTTAAATTATTTAACTGCGCCGGTAGTTTTTGGCCAAGAGGGCACGAACGGTCAGCACGCTTTTATGCAATTAATGCATCAAAGTGCTGATATTATTCCTACTGATTTTATTTTGTCATTGGCTCCTACCAGTGAGCATTTAGCTAATCATGATGCGTTAGTGGCCAATTGTTTCGCGCAAAGTGAAGCACTGATGCAAGGTAAAACGTTGGCACAAGCGGAAGAAGAGTTACGTTTGTCTGGTGCGGATGAAGCTGAAGTTAAGCGACTCGCTAGCCACAAAACCATGAAAGGCAACACGCCAAGTAATACCTTGTTAATGCAGCAACTTGATCCTAAATCACTAGGAGCGCTATTGGCGCTTTATGAGCATAAAATATTTGTTCAAGGTGTGATATGGCAAGTAAATTCTTATGATCAGTGGGGCGTTGAGTTAGGCAAGCAATTAGGTAAAGAAGTACTTAATGTAATGGCTAAACCGATGACAGAAATTGACAGTGCAACACTTTCTTCTTCTTCATTAGCATTGATCCGTCGTTACAAAAACAACTTGGGCACGCCTTAA
- the galU gene encoding UTP--glucose-1-phosphate uridylyltransferase GalU gives MPNKINKAVIPVAGLGTRMLPATKAIPKEMLPIVDKPLIQYIVNECISAGITEIVLVTHSSKNAIENHFDKSFELETTLEKRVKRQLLDEIQAICPKEVTILHVRQGEAKGLGHAVLKARPIIGNEPFVVVLPDVILDDATADLRTENLAAMLSRYNEVGGYSQIMVEPVPMEQVSSYGVVDCGGVDLAPGESKTMTAIVEKPAVEDAPSNLAVVGRYVLSEKIWDLLKLTPPGAGDEIQLTDAIAMLMEKETVEAFHMTGKSHDCGSKLGYMKANVEYGLRHPEMADEFRAYLTDLMK, from the coding sequence ATGCCAAATAAAATCAATAAAGCAGTAATACCTGTCGCAGGACTAGGTACTCGTATGTTACCAGCCACTAAAGCCATACCCAAAGAAATGCTGCCAATTGTTGATAAGCCGCTCATTCAATATATTGTGAATGAATGTATATCTGCAGGCATTACAGAGATTGTTTTAGTTACCCACTCTTCAAAAAATGCCATTGAAAACCATTTTGATAAATCGTTTGAGCTTGAAACTACGTTAGAAAAGCGTGTTAAACGTCAACTTCTTGATGAGATTCAAGCTATTTGTCCAAAAGAAGTGACAATTTTGCATGTCCGTCAAGGCGAAGCGAAAGGGTTAGGTCATGCGGTATTAAAAGCTCGCCCAATTATTGGTAACGAGCCTTTTGTTGTGGTACTTCCGGATGTTATTTTAGACGATGCTACGGCTGATTTGAGAACTGAAAACTTAGCGGCAATGTTAAGCCGTTATAACGAAGTAGGTGGTTATAGCCAGATTATGGTTGAGCCTGTTCCTATGGAACAAGTCAGTAGCTACGGTGTGGTTGATTGCGGCGGTGTTGACCTTGCGCCAGGTGAATCAAAAACTATGACTGCCATTGTCGAAAAACCAGCAGTAGAAGATGCGCCATCAAACTTAGCTGTAGTTGGTCGTTATGTATTATCTGAAAAAATTTGGGATTTGTTAAAGTTAACTCCTCCTGGTGCTGGTGATGAAATTCAATTAACGGATGCTATTGCTATGTTAATGGAAAAAGAAACCGTTGAAGCATTTCACATGACAGGTAAATCTCATGACTGTGGTTCTAAACTCGGTTATATGAAAGCTAATGTAGAATATGGATTACGTCACCCTGAAATGGCTGATGAATTTAGAGCTTATTTAACTGACTTGATGAAATAG
- a CDS encoding glycosyltransferase family 4 protein translates to MHILFLTDNFPPEGNAPATRTYEHAREWVKLGHKVTIITGAPNFPEGKVFDGYKNRWYSKSELDGIEVRRVKTYITANEGFAKRILDFMSFMVTSFFAGIFVKKPDVIVGTSPQFFTAVSAWALSAIRFKPFVFELRDIWPASITAVGAMGRSLPIRILEKIEVFLYWRADKIISVTHSFKKELIERGVDGNKIDVVLNGVDLSKYEPAPKKDEGFAEQYDLTDKFVVGYVGTHGLAHSLDKIVEAAELLVDLNDVRILFAGGGAAKAEVEALVKEKGLSNVTLIPRQQKELMPKLWSLCDISLISLKDTELFKTVIPSKIFESMGMGLPMIMTSPIGEATTILTESHSGIIVKPESPEDVARVIRELYQDRTRLDKLATSSAKAAQIYDRKQLAESMLNKMLEIK, encoded by the coding sequence ATGCATATTTTATTTTTAACGGATAATTTCCCTCCTGAAGGAAATGCTCCCGCCACCCGAACATACGAACATGCTAGAGAGTGGGTTAAATTAGGCCATAAAGTTACTATTATTACTGGTGCACCCAACTTTCCTGAAGGTAAGGTATTTGATGGTTATAAGAATCGTTGGTATTCAAAATCTGAGTTGGATGGCATCGAAGTAAGGCGAGTAAAAACCTATATTACTGCTAATGAGGGCTTTGCGAAGCGTATATTAGACTTTATGTCATTTATGGTAACGAGTTTTTTTGCAGGTATTTTTGTTAAAAAACCTGATGTAATCGTTGGTACTTCCCCTCAGTTTTTTACCGCGGTAAGCGCTTGGGCGTTATCAGCCATAAGGTTTAAGCCTTTTGTATTTGAGTTAAGAGATATTTGGCCCGCTTCGATAACTGCTGTAGGCGCTATGGGTAGATCATTACCTATTCGTATACTAGAAAAAATTGAGGTGTTTCTTTATTGGCGAGCGGATAAAATTATCTCAGTTACACATAGTTTTAAAAAAGAATTAATTGAAAGAGGTGTTGACGGTAATAAAATTGATGTAGTGCTCAACGGTGTTGATTTATCTAAGTATGAACCCGCGCCTAAAAAAGATGAAGGTTTTGCCGAACAATATGATTTAACTGATAAGTTTGTAGTTGGTTATGTGGGCACGCATGGGTTGGCGCACTCATTAGATAAGATTGTTGAAGCAGCTGAGTTACTTGTAGATTTAAACGATGTGCGAATTTTATTTGCTGGTGGTGGCGCAGCTAAGGCTGAAGTTGAAGCGCTTGTTAAAGAGAAAGGGCTCTCAAATGTAACTCTAATCCCGAGACAGCAAAAAGAATTAATGCCAAAGTTATGGAGTTTGTGTGACATCTCTTTAATTAGTTTGAAAGATACAGAGTTATTTAAAACTGTTATCCCTTCCAAAATATTTGAATCGATGGGGATGGGCTTGCCCATGATCATGACATCTCCAATTGGTGAAGCTACTACTATTTTAACTGAAAGTCATTCTGGCATCATTGTAAAGCCGGAGTCGCCGGAAGATGTTGCAAGAGTAATCCGTGAGTTATACCAGGATAGAACTAGGTTAGATAAACTTGCTACAAGTAGCGCTAAAGCGGCCCAAATATATGATCGAAAGCAGCTTGCAGAGTCAATGCTTAATAAAATGCTAGAGATTAAGTAG